From one Cyprinus carpio isolate SPL01 chromosome B3, ASM1834038v1, whole genome shotgun sequence genomic stretch:
- the LOC122136487 gene encoding DNA-3-methyladenine glycosylase-like has protein sequence MTTRKRKKSLLPQSESGCDQTDGEPLKRLGQCQSDTNPVHEHLSPYFSTGESVRLSHSFFSQPCADLARAFLGKVLVRKLTDGTELRGRVVETEAYLGGEDKASHSAGGKRTERNTAMFMKPGTIYVYPIYGIYLCMNVSSQGEGAAVLLRSLEPLSGQDVMRGLRAAKRKAGAKILKEKELCNGPSKLCQALDIQRCFDRRDLATDTEVWLERDPERETVFAGEMVSAPRIGVESHGEWATKPLRFYLRGHPCVSVLNRDAERQMQSSTDLHNTEMERTA, from the exons ATGACAACAcggaaaagaaagaaatcattgtTACCTCAATCCGAGTCTGGCTGCGATCAGACTGATGGTGAACCTCTCAAGAGACTCGGTCAGTGTCAATCTGACACGAACCCTGTGCACGAGCATCTCAGCCCTTATTTCTCAACGGGAGAGTCTGTGAGACTGAGCCACAGCTTCTTCAGTCAGCCCTGCGCTGATCTGGCAAGGGCCTTTCTCGGCAAG GTGTTGGTGAGGAAGCTAACTGATGGCACTGAGCTCAGAGGAAGGGTTGTGGAAACCGAAGCATATTTGGGTGGGGAGGACAAAGCATCCCACTCAGCAGGAGGAAAACGCACCGAGAGAAACACTGCCATGTTCATGAAGCCTGGGACCATCTACGTCTATCCCATCTACGGCATCTACCTCTGCATGAACGTCTCCAGCCAAG GGGAGGGAGCGGCGGTGCTTTTGCGCTCGCTGGAGCCTCTGAGCGGTCAGGACGTCATGAGGGGCCTGCGAGCAGCCAAACGCAAGGCAGGAGCCAAAATCCTTAAAGAAAAAGAGCTCTGCAATGGCCCGTCCAAGCTTTGCCAAGCACTAGATATACAGCGCTGCTTCGACCGCAGGGATCTGGCCACTGATACTGAGGTGTGGCTGGAGAGGGACCCAGAACGAGAGACTGTTTTTGCTGGAGAGATGGTGTCAGCGCCCCGGATAGGAGTCGAGTCTCATGGCGAATGGGCAACCAAACCGCTTCGCTTCTACTTGAGAGGACACCCGTGTGTGAGCGTGCTAAACAGAGACGCAGAGCGCCAGATGCAATCCTCCACTGATCTTCATAACACTGAGATGGAAAGGACAGCCTGA